In Fluviicola sp., the sequence CACCACCTGGTTCAGCAATTCAGAAACGGAATTCGGTTGTCCTGTTGAAAGGCGGTTATCGCGGTTTGATCTCGTTGTGTTGAAGTCCTGGGCCACTTTTGTCGTGGAGCACAAACTCGGAGCCGCAACGGTAACTTCGTAGAACAATCCGTCTGTATCCAAAGCCTGATCTGTGAACGTAAACAAGTTATTCGGCATGGTTTGAATGGTTGTCCATCCTGCGGCATCTGTATGTTTTCTCACGATGAAATTCGAATAGTTGAAGCCTTCGTAGCTGTCCCAGAACAGGTTGATATCATTCCCCAACCCGTGGCTGATCACTAAATGGATCGTTTTATGGGTCTGGCTCAATTCGGATTCATTTCCGCAAGCATCCACCGAGGAAATCTTGTATCTCCAGGAACGCACATTCGGTGATGCCACCAAATCGTTGTAAATGGATTCATCGGAATAAAGCACGGAGCCTACTAATTGATACAGACCGGCCTGGGAAGTTTCACGATAAATATTGAAGTGGTCAATCCCTGTGGTGATTGGTTTTTCCCAAACTACCAGGTTGGTATTCGTAGTGGAATCAACGGTAACCATACAAATCTCGATCGGATCCGGTAAAGTAGATTCTACCGTTCCGCCCAATACGGTAATACATCCGCTTGCACCAGTTACAGAAACGGAATAGAAACCGGGATTCAGGTTCGTGATATTGGGTGTCGTTGCACCGTTGGTCCACAGGTAATCTGTCGGGTTCCCGGAAATAACCGTCAACTGGATTTGTCCGTCACCTGAACAGGAAGAAGGAATAATGGTATCAATTGCCAGGGTCGGTCCGAAATTATTGGAAACCATAGCTGACGAAGTGAATGAACACCCGTTTGCATCGGTAATGTTACACGTATAAGTTCCGGCACCGATGCTTGCCAGCGTTGCACTGTTGGTTCCTATGCTGTTTCCCTGTGCGTCTTCCCATGCATAGGTGAAAGGAGTTGTTCCACCGTTGAAAGTAGCAACTACTTGTCCGTTTGTTGTGGAACATGACGGCTGGGTAACGGTCATTTGGTTCAACATGATTTGTTGCGGTTCCTGAACGGTATATGTTGCCGTAGAAACACATCCCACAGCGTCGGTAATAGTCAATTCGTAAGGTCCGCCGGCCAAACCTGTGATGTCTTCGCTGGTTGCACCGTTTGACCATGCATAAGTTAAAGGAGCAGTTCCGTTTGAAACCGTTACGTTGATAGCACCATTATTGGTGCCGTAGCAAGATGCTCCCACAGGAACTCCTGTTTGGGAAATTCCGTTCGACCCAACCATTGCAGTAGAAGTGGATAAACACCCGTTTGCATCCGTAACGGAAACAAGGTATTGCCCCGGAGCCAGATCGGAAGCACTGGAAATGGTAGAACCGTTACTCCAGTAGATGGAATATGGCGATTGCCCGTTGGTGATGGCTACCGAAGCACTTCCCGTACTTTGATTACAGTTCGAGGAACCTGTTGTAACACTCAGATCCGGAGTTTGATTGATCGTAAACGGAAGCTGCGCTGAGCTTGTACACCCGAATTGATTGGTTTTCGTGTAATTCATCGTTACGTTTGAAACAGTCGGGTAGGAAGGGTAGAACGTATTGTTCGTAATACCCGTTCCGGACCAGGTTCCTCCGTTTGGTGAGGACCAGTTATTTAAGTTGATCGGATTTGCGTTTTCACAGACCGCATTTACCGGGTTGGTGAATGTAATGACCGGTTTCGGATTGACGGTAATCGGGATCAGCATGGTTCCGCAAGAGATTCCATTGTCGAATAGCTCAAACTGAAGATCCACGATTGTCGGTGAACTGACATCATTCGTATTATTGATATTCAGCGAAAAGGTTAAACCTCCGGTAGTTGGGAATACAGTGATTGCAGAGTTCGGAATAATTCCCACGTTCTGAGAAACACAGGTCATTGTTAAGCCCTGGTGACTGAAATTCGGATCCAGGCAGTAAACGGAATTACTTGCAGAGTTATTGAAAACGGAAGATTCACACATAGCGAACAAATCGTAATCTTCAATGTTTGCCAGGATATTGTATTCTTTGACATAGAATTTACCTCCGTCCACATAAGCGATGACGTAAACACCGTTGTTTACTTCTGTTCTCAGGCAGGTTGCCGTGGAAGGAACAAAGCCGGATCCGGAAGAAATGGTACTGATGGTTGGTGTAGCTGCCATCACAGAGCTTACTTTTTTAAAGAAGCAGGAAGTTGTTTTATAGAATACGAATGCATCGTTGTTTTGGGTGTCGAAATCAAAATCTGCCACATTGGATCCGGTACTGACGTTTACCTGTGTCCCGAATGCCGATGTTGTGGGATTGTAGGCGCGGAATTTCAACGGGAAAGCAGAATAGGGAACTGCCCAGACTGAACTGATAGCAGAAGCGCCGTTATTTTTGTCGATCAGCATTTTAGAGGCCCCGTCGGAGTTGTCAATGGTGTTGTTGGTATAAACACCACCGTTCACGGAAATGTCGAACGGAATATAGTTTGACATGTCTGCTTCTTCATGGATTACGTAAGCGGTATTTCCGTCTACATGAGAAGCAAGAATACCTGTCATATCCGTTTGTTCCAGGTTGGCACTCGCTCCACCCAATACTGTTTGACTTCCCATATTCACGGTCATCAATGCATCATCCGGAGAATAGCCGGTTGCCTGTTCGTTTTCATTGTAAAATGTCAGGATCAGCTGGTTCGTGGAATTTACTTTTAAGGAGTAGTTGTGGTTGTAATTCACGGTATTGTAACCTCCGGGCCCCATGGTTTGGAAAATCCAGGATGTTCCATTGAATTTGTAAATGTACAGGAATTGGCTTGGTAAAGCTCCCTGGTTTGATTTTACGGCAAAAACAGGTGTTGTTTCCCCGATTACCAGTAAATCCAGTCCGGATGATGTTCCGGGAATAGTAGCTCCCGACATGGATACCCACTGAGCGGTTACAGGGCTCCATTTGTATACGGTAACAACTCCGCCGCTAAGAGCGGCAGCGTATAGATTTCCGCCCGGAGTAGTTTCAATATCGACTTCTGTAGCATTTGCGATACCGAGATTACTTCCTATGAAGTTCCAACCCTGTGAAAAGGAAACCGTTGAAACAAGCAGGACGAATAGCGTAAGTAGTTTTTTCATAAGTACTTTGATGTTAGCAATTCACAAGGAGCAAAGGTATGCAAATATACCTTGGAGGTTTATGGAGACTCGTGTCTAGTAATTTTCTTTGAGTGTTTTCGGTCTTTCTGCAAATGGATGGTAAAAAAAAGAGCCTGCCAAGGCAGACTCTCTTATGTACTAAAACCATATAGTTTACTCTTTACAGATTCTTTTGGTTATTTTGGAACCGGCTGAACGGATCTCCACCAGGTAGATACCTGATTGAATATCATTCAATTGAATGGAAACTTTGGAGTCGGAACTGGTTGCAGTAATCACCTCTTTTCCGGAAAGATCCGTTACACGGTAAGTAATCGTTTCATTCCCTTCTTGTACAAAAGTAATTGCTCCCTGAGTCGGATTCGGGTACATGTTGATTCCATTCAGGTAATTTTCGTCTATTCCATTTGAAGACGCTCCGTCAACACCTTCTCCTGTTGCAAACTGGCCGCGCTCACGATTGGAACGGGTGGTATTGAAATCCTGTGCTTTTTCAGCGGTACAAAAGGAGTTTAAGA encodes:
- a CDS encoding T9SS type A sorting domain-containing protein; the protein is MKKLLTLFVLLVSTVSFSQGWNFIGSNLGIANATEVDIETTPGGNLYAAALSGGVVTVYKWSPVTAQWVSMSGATIPGTSSGLDLLVIGETTPVFAVKSNQGALPSQFLYIYKFNGTSWIFQTMGPGGYNTVNYNHNYSLKVNSTNQLILTFYNENEQATGYSPDDALMTVNMGSQTVLGGASANLEQTDMTGILASHVDGNTAYVIHEEADMSNYIPFDISVNGGVYTNNTIDNSDGASKMLIDKNNGASAISSVWAVPYSAFPLKFRAYNPTTSAFGTQVNVSTGSNVADFDFDTQNNDAFVFYKTTSCFFKKVSSVMAATPTISTISSGSGFVPSTATCLRTEVNNGVYVIAYVDGGKFYVKEYNILANIEDYDLFAMCESSVFNNSASNSVYCLDPNFSHQGLTMTCVSQNVGIIPNSAITVFPTTGGLTFSLNINNTNDVSSPTIVDLQFELFDNGISCGTMLIPITVNPKPVITFTNPVNAVCENANPINLNNWSSPNGGTWSGTGITNNTFYPSYPTVSNVTMNYTKTNQFGCTSSAQLPFTINQTPDLSVTTGSSNCNQSTGSASVAITNGQSPYSIYWSNGSTISSASDLAPGQYLVSVTDANGCLSTSTAMVGSNGISQTGVPVGASCYGTNNGAINVTVSNGTAPLTYAWSNGATSEDITGLAGGPYELTITDAVGCVSTATYTVQEPQQIMLNQMTVTQPSCSTTNGQVVATFNGGTTPFTYAWEDAQGNSIGTNSATLASIGAGTYTCNITDANGCSFTSSAMVSNNFGPTLAIDTIIPSSCSGDGQIQLTVISGNPTDYLWTNGATTPNITNLNPGFYSVSVTGASGCITVLGGTVESTLPDPIEICMVTVDSTTNTNLVVWEKPITTGIDHFNIYRETSQAGLYQLVGSVLYSDESIYNDLVASPNVRSWRYKISSVDACGNESELSQTHKTIHLVISHGLGNDINLFWDSYEGFNYSNFIVRKHTDAAGWTTIQTMPNNLFTFTDQALDTDGLFYEVTVAAPSLCSTTKVAQDFNTTRSNRDNRLSTGQPNSVSELLNQVVDIYPNPANTFLNIDNGSSQTIEAHILDQTGRVISSTTLVPGQTKMDCGKLAAGVYNIELQSLGAKTLKRFVIER